Within Paralichthys olivaceus isolate ysfri-2021 chromosome 19, ASM2471397v2, whole genome shotgun sequence, the genomic segment AATGTTTTTATGAAGAGACTCTTTTACTCACTGGTGACAACAGACAAATACAACACATggtctgtctgtatttgttttgtctggtcagactttctgcagacgTAGACACCAACATCCTCGACTGTGACCTCCCTGATAACCAGAGAACAGTTTGCAGCAAGACGTATTCTGTCTGCTTTAGATTTGGAAATCACAGATGTGTCGAGCTGCCCATCGAGAACCAGGTTTACTGCTTCAGCCCGCTCTGATTCCCTGAAGAACCAGATAGTAGCTCCACAGTTAACATGATCCTCTGTCACAGGTTCACAAGGCAAAATGacttcagctccagctctgacGATGATGAAGGAATATTGGGCAGTTAGTGCtgtggaggaaatgagagagagacaggaccaattaaactaaactaagaGAAAGACTGATATTTTCATACACTTATGAGAGTGAGGATTATTTTAGACGTAACTTTGTAAATTAAGAATGGAGCACGACTGAGCAGATAAACCTGAAAACAATAAACTACAGTTATCGCCCTATATTTGAAGGCCTCAGCCAACTAGTCCAGTTTCAGACTACGTACACTGTAAGAAATGATGAATGTGGTTAGTAAATCacttaaaataaagatgattatCAGAATAAATAATTAAGTTTGTTACATGAACATGTTTTAGTCAGTTGACAACTTATTGTACGAAGTCGGACAAAATTAATATGAAGAGCAAGGTGTAAATGTAATAGAATAGAGAAGCTATGCATTGAGTTTTAAATGTAAACAGACACCCACCTCATTTTTTGAAAAGCCACTGAGCTGTCCTATCAGTTTTAATAGTAAAGTCTTCCTCCACGTCAGTAGGTGGTGCTGTTTGTACTACACTGTGGATTCACACTGGAGACCTGATCACAGGCTCGACACATGCGCAGCTCACAATAAATGAGTTCAGCTTGAGCAAGATGCTAACATGTGGTCTTCTCCCTTCTTCATATCTACAGGTAATGTACAACTCAGTTTTACAATTTCATCTTTGTTCCGAATTAAGAAAACGTTACTTCGGATGTTTTGTGAGTGTCGATGATTTTCAGAAGTGTGGTAAAAGTATAGTTTAGTGACTCGCCGTCTTGACGCGCTTTGTCATGGCGGGTGCACGCGCAGTTGGCGCACTGTGGTTTCAGCCGCCGGTGTAATGAGTCCGTGTGAGGGATATTATGGGTCTGTGACCGAAACCAAACCTGTTCTTCAAGTGGTTAAAAGTATTGGTAGCCAGCGTTTGGCGAATGTTCACGTGTTCAGTCATATGCAAATTAGCTTTAGCATCCCAGTCACAGCCTGGTCACGTGACGTTAGTAAATGCTGCtgatgtgtttcagtgtgtgaacAAATGTGTCAAATGTTTATGTGTAATGTGAGGAAGTGTGAAGAGTAAGGGCATCggtttgtgtgatgtgttatGTGTGTGGCAGTTTAATGTAATAAGTGTAGTGTGTGAGCCAGTTAGGAATGTATGTTAAGTGactgtgtttcagttttattagtcagtatttctgtatttgtcttGTCATTGTTgcaatattttgaatataatttgaACAGCGAGCACTTTAACATGAGAGTGAAACTCAATGGAAAATTGAAGTGACTGATGTGTATTTGTCCAAATGTCATAATAAATGAATTCAGCCTGAGCAAGATGCTAACATCTGGTCTTCTCCCTTCTTCAAATCCAGAGGGAGTAAATGTGTCTTTATTGGTTACGCAGTGCTCCCCAGCCTGTGTAACCCTTGCTGCCGGTCCAGATTTCCCCTCGTTCTGCTGCGGTAACATTAACTTTTGTGTTTAGcacttttaaatgaatatttctgTGTTCACTTCACTGTAGAGAAATATTAAGTTCGCCCAACTTGTCTACATGGTGACTTTCAACTCTAAACTTTTTCAAAGTTGAGTACACGGCCTAATTTGCCCGAACATGTTCAACTGCAGATGCCTCGATgacaagaagagaaagaaggacgAGAAACAAGagttgaatatttgaatatcaTTAGGGTCAGTAACTATCTTTGTCTTATTCACAACTGCTCACTGCATCAGCACACAGTACGAGATATCATTGTTTGACGCAGCACTTCATTTAAATTACAAAGCTGATTTAGAAGCTCACATAGGCGTTCTGAGCTATAGCTAACATTAATGCTGTctctttttgttgctttgttttctaGAGGCAGCAGAAGGACATTAAGTGGCACTGAACTCAGGGAGCGTTAGTTTTGCCGCTGCAAAGGTAGAGAATATGTGTTTTACTGGTGGTGACGTTAAGTCCTGTTAACGTGGAGAATAATCCAAAAGCCCatggaaaacagaaagacaagagTTGAGTTTTCTGCTCAGTCCAACATCCTGTATTTACACGTTTTCAACATGTCTTTAAATCAatcaacatcagcagcacagagatgaATGAGAGGTGCACCAAGTATTCACTACCTCCTGGGGTTGTTGTCTTCTCTTTGTTCTTTCCTTCTTAAGAAAAAGAAACGTATGAACAAATGAATTGATTGGATCAGGAGCAGTTCATggtgttctgtgttttctcacctgatgatggagggatgaaggcaAACTCTTCCTCTTTGTGTCCATCCTTCACTTTACATTTGAATAAGTTGTCGTCATTTGTCGTGTGAACAAAACTGGATTTTGAGAAGCTCACAGTGGCTAAGCAGCCAGACTGTGATGTCTTCAGATCCTTGTTGTCTTCATCCACATCTTTATTCATAAACAGCCACTTCACTTCACTGCAGGCGTCAAATGTCGACACAGAGCAGCTCAACGTCACCTCATCACTTCTCTTCTGCTCAGTCACTGGTGATGATGGAGAtattgtgagagaaagagaacatgAGTGAAACTATCTCCATCAGAATGATCAGAATGTTTTTATGAAGAGACTCTTTTACTCACTGGTGacaacagacaaataaaacacatggtCTGTCTGTATTAGTTTTGTCTGGTCAAACTTTCTGCAGAGGTAGAGACGAGCATCCTCGACTGTGACCTCCCTGATAACCAGAGAACAGTTTGCAGCAAGACGTATTCTGTCTGCTTTAGATTTGGAAATCACAGATGTGTCGAGCTGCCCGTAGAGAACCAGGTGTACTGCTTCAGTCCACTCTGATTTCCTGAAGCTCCAGATAGTAGCTCCACAGTTAACATGATCCTCTGTCACAGGTTCACAAGGCAAAATGacttcagctccagctctgacgatgatgaaggaatcttgGGCAGCTGGTGTtgtggaggaaatgagagagagacaggaccaattaaactaaactaagaGAAAGACTGATATTTTCATACACTTATGAGAGTGAGGATTATTTTAGACGTAACTTTGTAAATTAAGAATGGAGCACGACTGAGCAGATAAACCTGAAAACAATAAACTACAGTTATCGCCCTGCATTTGAAGGCCTCAGCCAACTAGTCCAGTTTCAGACTACgtatttttttccagactcatgagGTCACTCTGACCCTTGatcactgaaatctaatcagctcGTTTCTCATTCGAGgagacaactggtcaaaatttgaagaaattcagaCTTGagatgttcaagaggccaaaaacttGAAACCTCGACCTTTAACCACCAAATCTGACGAGTTAATCCGTGAGTTAAAGGGAACATTGGTGCCAAACGTGAAAGGATCAAATCAGTTCGTCTTTGTGTCCGAGAGAACGTTTGTACCAACTTTACAAGGATTCCCTGGAGGTGTGAcggagatatcgtgttcacaaggcaaaacatCTGCTTTGTAAAGTCCCAGCCATCTTGACGTTGGACGACCTACGTctcatcagttcatccttgtgttgaactgaatgtttgtaccacagttgaaggaactcccctcaaggtgttcctgaATGTTGTTGGTGCAGAGGCGTAAAGATGCAGCTATATGTTGCAGCACACTGGCTTTGATCAGGGGACGAACTAGAAGTAAAGGAGGAACGAGGCTgaggaagtgacatcatcagctcaTTATCACAGTAGACGGAGCAAGAGACTCAAATTAGAGGAAATAACCACAATTAGACAGTGAGCAATACACAGCAGAACCAAATATGAGGAATGATCCagtacacaaatatacacaactACAATATCAGAgtactcataaatatcagtcctctgaatGTGCCAGACTTTTTTCatcgttaaagaaagtgaaaaatcctggatccgcaccaCCCAGCGCATCCGTCCACCAAGTCTCACGATCGTCCatctggtagtttttgtgtttcccGCGAATTAACAGACAAAGTCAACGAACATATAACGTCCTGAGTGGAGGTAAATCaatgaaagaacaaacaaacccagTTCTAACACAAACCAAGTCATAAAAAGAGACAATCACCAGTTTCTTCATCAAGACCAAGATTTATTGTGGCTTTAAATCAGAAAATCCCAAAAGTTTCTCGTTAAACAAGGTGTGAGATGATCTGAGGACTTTCTACGTCTGGTCCTTCCTTTACTTCTGGTCTGTCACTCTGATGAAAGTCTGCCACAACATGAGTGAACCTCTTCACTGAActgtgttaaaaacaaacaccaaactATCTGGATTCATTCTGATTATTCAAACTGAGAACATCTTAGAAGTGGATTTATTCTTACCTGTAAACGGAATCAGCAGCAGaagtaaagacattttaatccaTTTGATTTCATCCATTGTTCCTCTttatcttttctcttctctgcttcttttctcaGCAAAAAGTGAAATGTGGCGTTTACTTCCTGTGTAGCACTTCTTCCTTCCTGTGGATTTACCTCAGTTTGCTGGTGATGCAATAAAGTAAATGAAGAAGTAACCGTCCGTCTTGTCTCAGAGTCATTGTCATATATGGTCCCATCTTTAACAGTCACGTCACTGTGTGTGAAGATAAATGTACCCATCATTCAGAGTGACGAGCATCACAGGTCATTTCAGTGTAGAAACAAGAAGCTgcaaaaccacagagagagaaagacagaaatgtgtccAGGCTTTCTAATGAAAACTGTTGttgtcaacacacaaacaaagaaacaacaaaatccCCATAAAACTCAACAACAAGCATCTGATCTTTGGTCGGTtataaagtaaataatgaactttacaaaagaaaatatatcatTTATCACATGAATTCATCTGAGGAGAAACAGTGACATGGACGTGAGGTTCCTGTTCCTCACGCTGCACAACTAGTTCCCTCACAGCACCCCCCTCTGGACCCAAAGGCTTTTACATGAACTCCTGAACATGAGCATGGAAATGAAAcgttaaaagaaaacagatgcagCAGAGATTCAAGGAAATGTTCGTTCATGTATCAATAAATAACTGCAGATAAAACCGTCTGTGTACTCTGGCTTTATTCTTCTGGGATGAGTTCAGATACAAAGCAGGGAAATGTCTCTCAGGTGCTGTGGTCTCTCTTTGGTTTTGGCTTGTTGACGGTGGCGTGGACGTCACTGGAGGCTCccgcagaagaagaaaacttcaCACTGCTGTGGGTCAGTGATTCTCAAATGGGGGTACTAGTACCCCTAGGGATACTTCAGATACTTGTTCACTGTGATGAAGCCAGTTTCAATTCGGGACGacgaaatcaacaaaaatggaTTCGTGGTTGAAACGTAGCAGCAACgcacctgaaaacaaagagatagaagtgaagaagaaagtgaaaacagagcCGACAGAACACAAAAcactgtttctctgagatgtttagggtcaattacaacaacctcagtttcgtctgaatttagaagttaGAGGTTCTggctcatccaggccttgatgttcttgagatgttcctgaagttgaactaagtgatttgattcatcaggcttcacagaaatgtacagctgggtgttgTCTGCGTGACAATGGTGGTGTacgtggtgctttctgatgatgttgcctaagggagcatatataaggtgaagagtatcggtccaaagacagaaccttgtgggactccatgactaacttccatgtgcatggaggggtcattgtgtGGACTGTCTAATaaacgttgtcatgtttctagatatgagagctgctccatccaaagtgggatgaatacaatctctcctcatcagaccaggtttcccccaaaagtTTGCCGATCATctacgaagcccacgttgttatttggacaccagctcgacagccagcggtgaaaggatgacgtgagGCTGTGCATGTCGTCACTGGTCACAtgaggcaggggtccagagaaaatgaCATATTTCAAAGGGggaacatttttgaaaagagtttgagaaccactgctgTAGTCACTGCTTCACCTTCACCACCATCTTTAACTCCAACCTGAGAGGGAAACAGCATCTTCAGCTAAGTTACAGACACGATGAGTCATTTTGTTTAGTTTCCCATTGGTCCAGACGACAAAGAGGGGCGGGCCGGAGAGCAGGTGCTACCATATTTGGAAGTGACGCCGCTCTCCGATTGGTTCGCTGCGATGGACGAGGGCGTCAACAAGTGATACATCTGCAACAAATGGGATTTTTTTCTGCAACTGTTGAATTTGCACATTTTGATCTTTTTCATACGATTCATCTACAACCAGAATACAATGGAGATGATTTGATGTATAGGATCAAATCATCTCAAGACAAAACAGAGTCAGTCCGAACAGCTCACAAGATACAAACAGATCATCAGGTTTAATCAAAGCACTAAATGTTGTTATAAACACTGATATTCACTGAGGTGGGGAAGCTTCATCTTGTTGCATGTAAatcaacatcatttaaaaactcaaacagctcaAACCTCCAAGTATCAACCTGCAGGATTTTCATCACAGCATAAAACACTAACATGTGTATAACAGCTAAACGTACAATATCTCTATGAAAATATAccatcttattattattattattactttaacaTTGCAGCAGTAACTTAACTTACAGCTCCCCCTTCTGGCAAAACGTTTTTTTACAACACATTGGTTCATACAAATACaatcattcatttcatcataCAAATAACACTTCACCATTGTAATGTATAAGAGTAACAGCTGGAGCAGAAGAACATGAAGACACAGGATCAAATATTCCAGGTTTTGGAACGACCCACTACAAGAATCAATAAAATGGCTGAACACTGGTTCAATCCAGTCCACACCATAAAAGTGACTTCAGATATAAAACTTTATAGACTGGCCTTGGCAGCAGTTGAAACTAAATCAATGTTCCCacctttgtttctcttttaatGACAATCACAACTATTATTAAGAGTGACTTTGTTTTCACGGCAGAAAGCTGGAACAAATCATTCCTAAAATAATATCGATGTCAAATGTTACTCTACTATGGTCTGAATGTGATGGTGGCGTAGAGGCTGGAATCAGCTGAGGGTCCAGTAGAAGAGGAGGGAGCTTTCACAGTGCTGTAGGTCACTGCATCATCACCACCCCGGATCTATAGGAtatacaatcaatcaatcaatcaatcaatcagtcaatgtatagcacctttcatacaggTTAGTGTATTTCAGTGTGCTTCACAGaagacaacaaatacaaatgttgacAAAGAAGTATGAtgaaatggatttaaaaaaaagacagaataggACGTATTACACAGCAGGTCAGGATGTAGCACGGTTACCATAGTGACACAACACAATGCAAATAAGAATTAAAACGTAAAATAACCTAATGCAGCGCTAAAAGcatgacatgttttaaaacaaggGACAGACACCACAaatgatgttttttatgtttccaCTCATGACAACATGAGTTCTTATCGAACGGACAGGCTTACCTGGGCCGCGCTGTTGGTGGAGTGGCTGATGGAGGCGTAGGCAACATCATCTGGAGGGTCAACCTACACCATGAAGACACCACATCAACTTCACCAATATGGATTTCTACTGACTCAACCTTTTTCTGTTCCTTAACTTTTACATTACAACTGTATAACTTCATGACGACATGGCATTATTATAAGATTCATAAAAACTTGATTGtggtatatatgtacatatagctcctctgatgcttttcatttctctctgattttctattttaactGTAGAATCTGAAAACCAGGGACCAGAAACGTTGCTTCTGTACATCTGATTTTTCAGCTTTATAACTGACCGTGTTTTCGTCCGTCTGTGTTTTGTTCCCTGAGACGACAGAAAAAGGAGAGTTAGCCTCGCAGAGGGAAGAATCAGcttcatcaaaacattttgtctccTCCGCCGAGAAGGtcgtgttttcatctgcgtctgtttgtgtgtctatagTTTGCAGGAtcgcacacaaacaaagatgaGTTGCTgttccaggatttcttttttcaatttctttacattgtgagaagttttcattgattttatgACCTTTATTTATAAATCAGGCATTTCtacaggactgatatttatgtgtgtgaaattGATGCAGCTCCAAATACAAATCCAGATGTAGAGGATTGAATTGTGGTTTCAGaagactgtcgggccttggtggagatacaAACTCTAtaagtgacattctagtttcaTCTGTGAATGTTCCCACCTTTGTTTCTTCTCCATCTCACGACAATCACAACCAGAATAACGATTGTGGCTAAACCCACAGCCAGAGCGATGTACCGCCACCAGTCTGTCAACAGAAAGACAAGAGTTGAGTTTTCTGCTCAGTCCAACATCCTGTATTTACACGTTTTCAACATGTCTTTAAATCAatcaacatcagcagcacagagatgaATGAGAGGTGCACCAAATATTCACTACCTCCTGGGGTGGTTGTCTTCTCTTTGTTCTTTCCTtcttaagaaaaagaaacatatgaACAAATGAATTGATTGGATCAGGAGCAGTTCATggtgttctgtgttttctcacctgatgatggagggatgaaggcaAACTCTTCCTCTTTGTGTCCATCCTTCACTTTACATTTGAATAAGTTATCGTCCTTTGTCGTGTGAACAAAACTGGATTTTGAGAAGCTCACAGTGGCTGAGCAGCCAGACTGTGATGTCTTCAGATCCTTGTTGTCTTCATCCACATCTTTATTCATAAACAGCCACTTCACTTCACTGCAGGCTTTATATGTCGACACAGAGCAGCTCAACGTCACCTCATCACTTCTCTTCTGCTCAGTCACTGGTGATGATGGAGAtattgtgagagaaagagaacatgAGTGAAACTATCTCCATCAGAATGATCAGAATGTTTTTATGAAGAGACTCTTTTACTCACTGGTGACAacagacaaatgaaacacatggtctgtctgtatttgttttgtctggtCAGACTTTCTGCAGGCGTAGACACCAACATCCTCGACTGTGACCTCCCTGATAACCAGAGAACAGTTTGCAGCAAGACGTATTCTGTCTGCTTTAGATTTGGAAATCACAGATGTGTCGAGCTGCCCATCGAGAACCAGGTTTACGTCTCTAGTCTCCTCTGATTCCCTGAAGAACCAGATAGTAGCTCTACAGTTAACATGATCCTCTGTCACAGGTTCACAAGGCAAAATGacttcagctccagctctgacGATGACGGAGGAATCTTGGGCAGCTGGTGTtgtggaggaaatgagagagagacaggaccaattaaactaaactaagaGAAAGACTGATATTTTCATAAACTTATGAGAGTGAGGATTATTTTAGACGTAACTTTGTAAATTAAGAATGGAGCACGACTGAGCAGATAAACCTGAAAACAATAAACTACAGTTATCGCCCTGCATTTGAAGGCCTCAGCCAACTAGTCCAGTTTCAGACTACGTACACTGTAAGAAATGATGAATGTGGTTAGTAAATCacttaaaataaagatgattatCAGAATAAATAATTAAGTTTGTTACATGAACATGTTTTAGTCAGTTGACAACTTATTGTACGAAGTCGGACAAAATTAATATGAAGAGCAAGGTGTAAATGTAATAGAATAGAGAAGCTATGCATTGAGTTTTAAATGTAAACAGACACCCACCTCATTTTTTGAAAAGCCACTGAGCTGTCCTATCAGTTTTAATAGTAAAGTCTTCCTCCACGTCAGTAGGTGGTGCTGTTTGTACTACACTGTGGATTCACACTGGAGACCTGATCACAGGCTCGACACATGCGCAGCTCACAATAAATGAGTTCAGCTTGAGCAAGATGCTAACATGTGGTCTTCTCCCTTCTTCATATCTACAGGTAATGTACAACTCAGTTTTACAATTTCATCTTTGTTCCGAATTAAGAAAACGTTACGTCGGATGTTTTGTGAGTGTCGATGATTTTCAGAAGTGTGGTAAAAGTATACTTTAGTGACTCGCCGTCTTGACGCGCTTTGTCATGGCGGGTGCACGCGCAGTTGGCGCACTGTGGTTTCAGCCGCCGGTGTAATGAGTCCGTGTGAGTGATATTATGGGTCTGTGACCGAAACCAAACCTGTTCTTCAAGTGGTTAAAAGTATTGGTAGCCAGCGTTTGGCGAATGTTCACGTGTTCAGTCATATGCAAATTAGCTTTAGCATCCCAGTCACAGCCTGGTCACGTGACGTTAGTAAATGCTGCtgatgtgtttcagtgtgtgaacAAATGTGTCAAATGTTTATGTGTAATGTGAGGAAGTGTGAAGAGTAAGGGCATCggtttgtgtgatgtgttatGTGTGTGGCAGTTTAATGTAATAAGTGTAGTGTGTGAGCCAGTTAGGAATGTATGTTAAGTGactgtgtttcagttttattagtcagtatttctgtatttgtcttGTCATTGTTgcaatattttgaatataatttgaACAGCGAGCACTTTAACATGAGAGTGAAACTCAATGGAAAATTGAAGTGACTGATGTGTATTTGTCCAAATGTCATAATAAATGAATTCAGCCTGAGCAAGATGCTAACATCAGGTCTTCTCCCTTCTTCAAATCCAGAGGGAGTAAATGTGTCTTTATTGGTTACGCAGTGCTCCCCAGCCTGTGTAACCCTTGCTGCCGGTCCAGATTTCCCCTCGTTCTGCTGCGGTAACATTAACTTATGTGTTTagcacttttaaataaatatttctgtgttCACTTCACTGTAGAGAAATATTAAGTTCGCCCAACTTGTCTACATGGTGACTTTCAACTCTAAACTTTTTCAAAGTTGAGTACACGGCCTAATTTGCCCGAACATGTTCAACTGCAGATGCCTCGATgacaagaagagaaagaaggacgAGAAACAAGagttgaatatttgaatatcaTTAGGGTCAGTAACTATCTTTGTCTTATTCACAACTGCTCACTGCATCAGCACACAGTACGAGATATCATTGTTTGACGCAGCACTTCATTTAAATTACAAAGCTGATTTAGAAGCTCACATAGGCGTTCTGAGCTATAGCTAACATTAATGCTGTctctttttgttgctttgttttctaGAGGCAGCAGAAGGACATTAAGTGGCACTGAACTCAGGGAGCGTTAGTTTTGCCGCTGCAAAGGTAGAG encodes:
- the dicp1.2 gene encoding obscurin isoform X8; protein product: MDEIKWIKMSLLLLLIPFTAAQDSFIIVRAGAEVILPCEPVTEDHVNCGATIWIFSESEWTREVNLVLYGQLDTSVISKSKADRIRLAANCSLVIREVTVEDAGFYVCRKSDQTKQIQTDHVFYLSVVTMTEQKRSDEVTLNCSVSTYKACREVKWLFMNKDVDEDNKDLKTSQSDCSATVSFSKSSFVHTTKDDNLFKCKVKDGHKEEEFAFIPPSSAAQDSSVIVRAGAEVILPCEPVTEDHVNCRATIWFFRESEETRDVNLVLDGQLDTSVISKSKADRIRLAANCSLVIREVTVEDVGVYACRKSDQTKQIQTDHVFHLSVVTMTEQKRSDEVTLSCSVSTYKACSEVKWLFMNKDVDEDNKDLKTSQSGCSATVSFSKSSFVHTTKDDNLFKCKVKDGHKEEEFAFIPPSSEGKNKEKTTTPGAAQDSFIIVRAGAEVILPCEPVTEDHVNCGATIWSFRKSEWTEAVHLVLYGQLDTSVISKSKADRIRLAANCSLVIREVTVEDARLYLCRKFDQTKLIQTDHVFYLSVVTMTEQKRSDEVTLSCSVSTFDACSEVKWLFMNKDVDEDNKDLKTSQSGCLATVSFSKSSFVHTTNDDNLFKCKVKDGHKEEEFAFIPPSSEGKNKEKTTTPGALTAQYSFIIVRAGAEVILPCEPVTEDHVNCGATIWFFRESERAEAVNLVLDGQLDTSVISKSKADRIRLAANCSLVIREVTVEDVGVYVCRKSDQTKQIQTDHVLYLSVVTMTEQKRSDEVTLSCSVTTFDACSEVKWLFMNKDVDEDNKDLKTSQSGCSATVSFSKSSFVHTTKDDNLFKCKVKDGDKEEELAFIPPSSEGKNKEKTTTPGDWWRYIALAVGLATIVILVVIVVRWRRNKGNKTQTDENTVDPPDDVAYASISHSTNSAAQIRGGDDAVTYSTVKAPSSTTGPSADPSLYATITFRP
- the dicp1.2 gene encoding obscurin isoform X7, with the translated sequence MDEIKWIKMSLLLLLIPFTAAQDSFIIVRAGAEVILPCEPVTEDHVNCGATIWIFSESEWTREVNLVLYGQLDTSVISKSKADRIRLAANCSLVIREVTVEDAGFYVCRKSDQTKQIQTDHVFYLSVVTMTEQKRSDEVTLNCSVSTYKACREVKWLFMNKDVDEDNKDLKTSQSDCSATVSFSKSSFVHTTKDDNLFKCKVKDGHKEEEFAFIPPSSEGKNKEKTTTPGAAQDSSVIVRAGAEVILPCEPVTEDHVNCRATIWFFRESEETRDVNLVLDGQLDTSVISKSKADRIRLAANCSLVIREVTVEDVGVYACRKSDQTKQIQTDHVFHLSVVTMTEQKRSDEVTLSCSVSTYKACSEVKWLFMNKDVDEDNKDLKTSQSGCSATVSFSKSSFVHTTKDDNLFKCKVKDGHKEEEFAFIPPSSEGKNKEKTTTPGAAQDSFIIVRAGAEVILPCEPVTEDHVNCGATIWSFRKSEWTEAVHLVLYGQLDTSVISKSKADRIRLAANCSLVIREVTVEDARLYLCRKFDQTKLIQTDHVFYLSVVTMTEQKRSDEVTLSCSVSTFDACSEVKWLFMNKDVDEDNKDLKTSQSGCLATVSFSKSSFVHTTNDDNLFKCKVKDGHKEEEFAFIPPSSEGKNKEKTTTPGALTAQYSFIIVRAGAEVILPCEPVTEDHVNCGATIWFFRESERAEAVNLVLDGQLDTSVISKSKADRIRLAANCSLVIREVTVEDVGVYVCRKSDQTKQIQTDHVLYLSVVTMTEQKRSDEVTLSCSVTTFDACSEVKWLFMNKDVDEDNKDLKTSQSGCSATVSFSKSSFVHTTKDDNLFKCKVKDGDKEEELAFIPPSSEGKNKEKTTTPGDWWRYIALAVGLATIVILVVIVVRWRRNKGNKTQTDENTVDPPDDVAYASISHSTNSAAQIRGGDDAVTYSTVKAPSSTTGPSADPSLYATITFRP
- the dicp1.2 gene encoding obscurin isoform X4; its protein translation is MDEIKWIKMSLLLLLIPFTVTEQKRSDEVTLSCSVSTYEACREVKWLFMNKDVDEDNKDLKTSQSGCSATVSFSKSSFVHTTKDDNLFKCKVNDGHKEEEFAFIPPSSEGKNKEKTTTPGAAQDSFIIVRAGAEVILPCEPVTEDHVNCGATIWIFSESEWTREVNLVLYGQLDTSVISKSKADRIRLAANCSLVIREVTVEDAGFYVCRKSDQTKQIQTDHVFYLSVVTMTEQKRSDEVTLNCSVSTYKACREVKWLFMNKDVDEDNKDLKTSQSDCSATVSFSKSSFVHTTKDDNLFKCKVKDGHKEEEFAFIPPSSEGKNKEKTTTPGAAQDSSVIVRAGAEVILPCEPVTEDHVNCRATIWFFRESEETRDVNLVLDGQLDTSVISKSKADRIRLAANCSLVIREVTVEDVGVYACRKSDQTKQIQTDHVFHLSVVTMTEQKRSDEVTLSCSVSTYKACSEVKWLFMNKDVDEDNKDLKTSQSGCSATVSFSKSSFVHTTKDDNLFKCKVKDGHKEEEFAFIPPSSEGKNKEKTTTPGAAQDSFIIVRAGAEVILPCEPVTEDHVNCGATIWSFRKSEWTEAVHLVLYGQLDTSVISKSKADRIRLAANCSLVIREVTVEDARLYLCRKFDQTKLIQTDHVFYLSVVTMTEQKRSDEVTLSCSVSTFDACSEVKWLFMNKDVDEDNKDLKTSQSGCLATVSFSKSSFVHTTNDDNLFKCKVKDGHKEEEFAFIPPSSEGKNKEKTTTPGALTAQYSFIIVRAGAEVILPCEPVTEDHVNCGATIWFFRESERAEAVNLVLDGQLDTSVISKSKADRIRLAANCSLVIREVTVEDVGVYVCRKSDQTKQIQTDHVLYLSVVTMTEQKRSDEVTLSCSVTTFDACSEVKWLFMNKDVDEDNKDLKTSQSGCSATVSFSKSSFVHTTKDDNLFKCKVKDGDKEEELAFIPPSSEGKNKEKTTTPGDWWRYIALAVGLATIVILVVIVVRWRRNKGNKTQTDENTVDPPDDVAYASISHSTNSAAQIRGGDDAVTYSTVKAPSSTTGPSADPSLYATITFRP
- the dicp1.2 gene encoding obscurin isoform X9, whose amino-acid sequence is MDEIKWIKMSLLLLLIPFTAAQDSFIIVRAGAEVILPCEPVTEDHVNCGATIWIFSESEWTREVNLVLYGQLDTSVISKSKADRIRLAANCSLVIREVTVEDAGFYVCRKSDQTKQIQTDHVFYLSVVTMTEQKRSDEVTLNCSVSTYKACREVKWLFMNKDVDEDNKDLKTSQSDCSATVSFSKSSFVHTTKDDNLFKCKVKDGHKEEEFAFIPPSSAAQDSSVIVRAGAEVILPCEPVTEDHVNCRATIWFFRESEETRDVNLVLDGQLDTSVISKSKADRIRLAANCSLVIREVTVEDVGVYACRKSDQTKQIQTDHVFHLSVVTMTEQKRSDEVTLSCSVSTYKACSEVKWLFMNKDVDEDNKDLKTSQSGCSATVSFSKSSFVHTTKDDNLFKCKVKDGHKEEEFAFIPPSSGKNKEKTTTPGAAQDSFIIVRAGAEVILPCEPVTEDHVNCGATIWSFRKSEWTEAVHLVLYGQLDTSVISKSKADRIRLAANCSLVIREVTVEDARLYLCRKFDQTKLIQTDHVFYLSVVTMTEQKRSDEVTLSCSVSTFDACSEVKWLFMNKDVDEDNKDLKTSQSGCLATVSFSKSSFVHTTNDDNLFKCKVKDGHKEEEFAFIPPSSEGKNKEKTTTPGALTAQYSFIIVRAGAEVILPCEPVTEDHVNCGATIWFFRESERAEAVNLVLDGQLDTSVISKSKADRIRLAANCSLVIREVTVEDVGVYVCRKSDQTKQIQTDHVLYLSVVTMTEQKRSDEVTLSCSVTTFDACSEVKWLFMNKDVDEDNKDLKTSQSGCSATVSFSKSSFVHTTKDDNLFKCKVKDGDKEEELAFIPPSSEGKNKEKTTTPGDWWRYIALAVGLATIVILVVIVVRWRRNKGNKTQTDENTVDPPDDVAYASISHSTNSAAQIRGGDDAVTYSTVKAPSSTTGPSADPSLYATITFRP